In the genome of Ananas comosus cultivar F153 linkage group 11, ASM154086v1, whole genome shotgun sequence, one region contains:
- the LOC109716906 gene encoding uncharacterized protein LOC109716906, translated as MADEKARAEQNRQDTNQNQNQNQNPPPAQPRRALDAFSRLPSAALIFLAFNTAVAVYRARGYPWPVAFVVLSFLDLLLMFHILHLLVAAPPNSNSPRRCRLRTAVWFLASFITAMLSYGVADMMLAVVWCAAALAVGLGFYWLSIYAPDSYLLPTDLKDDDICDML; from the coding sequence ATGGCAGACGAGAAAGCTCGTGCTGAACAGAACCGCCAGGACAccaaccaaaaccaaaaccaaaaccaaaatccTCCTCCGGCGCAGCCCCGTCGGGCGTTAGACGCCTTCTCCAGGCTGCCGTCGGCAGCTTTGATCTTCCTTGCCTTCAACACCGCGGTGGCGGTCTATCGGGCGAGGGGCTACCCATGGCCGGTGGCCTTCGTCGTTCTCTCCTTCCTCGACCTGCTGCTGATGTTTCACATCCTTCACCTGCTCGTAGCTGCGCCGCCCAATTCCAATTCCCCGCGGCGGTGCCGTCTCAGGACTGCCGTGTGGTTTCTCGCCTCTTTCATAACTGCAATGCTCTCCTACGGAGTGGCAGACATGATGCTTGCGGTCGTCTGGTGCGCCGCGGCCCTGGCGGTCGGCCTCGGCTTCTACTGGCTTTCCATCTACGCTCCCGACAGCTACTTATTACCGACAGATTTAAAAGATGATGATATTTGTGACATGCTTTAA
- the LOC109716905 gene encoding polynucleotide 5'-hydroxyl-kinase NOL9-like, with protein sequence MGGSRESLARPPRRCSAPLIPPIWAETAESIAYDSATWPPPIALVCGPGNSGKSTFSRLLLNTLLRRYKRVGYLDTDVGQPEFATPGCVSLHIVDKHTPQDLTILCLKTPEKCFFFGDVCAKKDPKAHLNYICTLYDYFLINYHQFEEVDDPGKAPVLPLVVNTSGWVKGTGYVTLVEMLRHMSPTHVVQIRVSPESKNLPSGKFWSDGNQNTPVNVIEIHGTGNDASVRSVSTKREARIMRDIRIISYFRQCLPRDFKISTYTELRRCLASIAPIGLHLSSIKIVHLHCQVPSNMIYESLIGSIVGLADSSLFPTSSRCCTPWCLGLGIVRAVDNSEDRIYVITPVSRRVLERVDLVFQGSVEIPTCLLQVEAPTLLGLSKMKQL encoded by the exons atggggggaTCGAGAGAGAGCTTGGCGCGACCACCTCGTCGATGCTCGGCACCGTTGATTCCTCCGATCTGGGCGGAGACGGCGGAATCCATCGCCTACGATTCCGCCACGTGGCCTCCGCCCATTGCCTTGGTTTGTGGGCCCGGAAACAGTGGCAAGTCAACTTTTTCGCGCCTCCTCCTTAACACCCTTTTAAGAAG GTATAAGAGAGTGGGGTATTTGGATACGGATGTGGGACAACCGGAGTTCGCTACACCCGGTTGTGTCTCCCTGCATATCGTCGATAAGCACACCCCTCAAG ATTTGACGATTCTGTGCTTGAAGACACCAGAGAA GTGCTTCTTTTTTGGTGATGTTTGCGCAAAGAAAGATCCAAAAGCGCATTTAAACTATATCTGCACACTCTatgattattttcttattaacTACCATCAATTTGAGGAGGTTGATGATCCTGGGAAAGCCCCTGTGCTACCTCTTGTTGTTAATACCTCAGGATGGGTAAAAG GCACTGGATACGTTACGTTGGTGGAGATGCTGAGGCATATGTCTCCCACTCATGTAGTGCAGATTCGAGTTTCCCCGGAGAGTAAGAATCTACCGAGCGGGAAATTTTGGTCAGACGGAAACCAAAACACGCCGGTTAATGTGATCGAAATACACGGGACAGGCAATGATGCTTCTGTTCGCTC GGTTTCGACTAAAAGAGAGGCGCGCATTATGCGAGACATTCGGATAATTTCTTACTTCAGGCAGTGCTTGCCAAGAGATTTTAAGATCTCAACCTACACAGAGCTACGTCGATGCTTGGCCTCTATTGCTCCTATCGGACTTCACCTCTCCAGCATAAAAATTGTGCATCTGCATTGCCAG GTTCCAAGTAACATGATTTATGAGAGTTTGATTGGTTCGATCGTCGGCCTTGCTGATAGTTCCTTGTTTCCTACCTCATCTAGATGCTGCACACCTTGGTGCCTTGGACTAG GGATTGTCAGAGCTGTAGACAATTCAGAGGATCGGATTTATGTGATTACGCCTGTTTCTCGCCGGGTTCTGGAAAGAGTTGATCTTGTTTTTCAGGGATCTGTTGAGATCCCTACTTGTCTTTTGCAG GTAGAAGCACCTACACTTTTGGGGCTCTCTAAGATGAAGCAGCTTTAG